A window of Schistocerca serialis cubense isolate TAMUIC-IGC-003099 chromosome 1, iqSchSeri2.2, whole genome shotgun sequence genomic DNA:
TATAGCCTTGCAGTATTACACTTAAGTTTTTCTTCCATAAGAAAAAGGCATTCTAAATATTTCTGTATACATGAATTACTGTTTGGTACGCTTTATACAAgcaatatcaaatattttataagaaataatgtaaacgttgTGTGAGTAGGTTATCCCCCACAAGGTGAACATTACCAAATCCTCAGAGTTGGGGAAAACATGGCAGACGATTCAGCCTTTTACGTAGGAGCTcttggtcaaagctgacgggtggaaTTGAACACTGGAATTGACCCAACGGTTGGTCATATGATGAATGCTGTATGGGAACAATATAACTTGGATTGTAAAAGCATGTATGATAGATACACAGTTCGGAAACAGAGAGTTGCAGGCtagataattatgtacatatctgagTTATGGCATGTGAAGCTCTGCCAAAACCTGGAATgcataaagacaaaaaaataaaaagtggttaATTGCTGAATTTCCTTTCAAGTAAGTTAATATGCAATCGTTTTATACCGAGGAGGGTATCCTAAGCTTCTTGTTGTCAAGGGACTTTGTTGCTAAAATGGTTTTTAAACAACTAGATTAGAATATTCTAACTTCTGAATTAATAAGTACAGGGACTgggtcaacagatctattaaatggaGTCTCAACAATTAAATGATTATCACCAAGGTAAGAAAACAGGTCAGATTATAGAATTTGTATGGATGAAGTCACATTCTGGCATTCTATGCAATGATAAATCCGATCAACAAGTGAGAGAAACGATTAACAGTGAAGACCTATAGACATTAAACTCCCATGCACAGAAAAATCCCAACAGTAAGAGAACAAGTGCTTCTCTCATAGCAGGAAGAATGAAATGAAAGTCAACAAACAAGAGGTAAAAGCTATGCAAATATACAAAAATTCACATCAACACAACCATGGTTTGCGACGTACAAACATTCAAGGAAAATTATAATATGCATTGTGAGAATGTGTCTAAGTCATGGATCTCTTCCCCACCCATTTACACAGAATCGGTGTATATGAGACAACCTACTATTAGTGTGAAGAACAAACAATAGGTGATATAAACCACATCTTATTTCGGTGTACACGTTATGAGAAAGCTAGAGTCAACTTTTTAAAGCAGTTTTTAAACTTGCGTCACTGCCAGCCGCTTTGCACGAGCCCAGTTATCGGAGACTGAACAAGGAGGATCTACCACGCCATATCCAGATTTATAGTGAACGAAgacataaaaatttgaaataattttgatCACTGAATTTAACTGCAGAAATGAATAAACAGTTAAATGGTTAGCTGTCACTTGTGTTTTTGCAGTGTAGGTACAAATGTCTCTATCTGAACACGTACATGAATGAAGAAAGACAAATGTTATCTTGCTATATGTTTGTGTCTCAAAAGAACTAAAATGTGATGTATAAAAAGTTTGTATGCCAGAagcgaataaaataaaaaaagtattcgAAATGCCTTGGTTCCATACCAGTGATCTTTGGTATAAAGTAAATTGAGTATCATCTTTGGTCGTTGATGTCTTTTGAGATTGATCTTTGTATGGCGTTGTGTGTGATGTGAATGTGGTGGTAAATGGTTTATGTGTCGGTACTTGCGTAACTAATAGTTTGTGTTGAGTGGAAAATATTAGTGCAGTGGTTCGTATTTAGTAAACAGTTGTAGTAGACGGTAAGCTTTCTTCGGACGAAAACTTAAATTACGATTAGAGATATTTTTATTGGCGCACTTTCGTGAAAAATAGATGTTTATGCAGCCGCCATTATTACAAATGCCGTAACAACGCGCTTTGCGAGGTAAAACTTTGCCGTAAGATAGGTTACTGGTGAAGGAGAAGTTGTTATTGATATTCAAGCCGCAGCTCTGCGCACGCGCAGTACAGCATCCATTTTCTTGCTTGCTGGTACTGCGTCGTAATAGGTGTAAAGTATTTGTCTGGGTCCTGGACTGTTGCGAACAGATGTTACTAATCGTGCCGTAACTAATCGTTGTTAATAATCATCGAGTGCACCGTGTTATTTACGTGTTCTGCCTTGTAAGGTGAGCCTGTTTGCTAATATACGAAATTGTCCAAGCGTTCGTAGTTGATTCCTTTGCATTCCACCCGCAGACAATACgaagttacaataaaattttaattgtgttgtgGGCACGACGTCCGTCGCTGCTTGTTTGCGTACTGAGCATTGTCCAGAACTCGGTATTTTATTTCACAAATTCTCTGGAAACATTCTGTGAACTTTCTGCCAGATCGGTCGTGTTTACTGTGTCGCATGGTTTTCTCATGTCAACTATTATTTTATGATGGAATAGGAGTTAAGCACCTTGCAGAATTGCTATATTCTTGGCTTAGTGAAGCACCAGGCCTAATTTTTTGGGCAAAGGAATTaatttttctggggggggggggggtttaatgtATTGACAGCTCTTAAGTATTAAATGTTAGATTGAAATGTTTGATTAATGACGTACTGTGCCCATGTTTTGCAGTTCAGTAGTATGATTTAGTATCGGTGTGTCTAGGGACATTTAAATTGTAGTTTGTTGCATTGTATCTGATGAGGAATGAATTTCTTAATAATTAAGTATTACCTTCTGAGAGATTCCATTTTCGCGTAGCTAACTTTGATCATTCTAAACCTTTGTTGGTAATTTAATTGAGACAACCTTTCTCCATTTCTTTTAGGAACAAAAACATGACAGAGTACGTGCAGGTTGCGGAAGAAGAATGTGAGGAGCCTGTGGAGCTTCCTACTGAGGAAGATGGCACACTGCTACTATCAACATTGGTAGCACAGTTTCCAGGAGCATGTGGTCTCAAGTATCGTTGTAAGGAATCGCAGGGTATGAGAGGGATTCGTCTCGCTGATGGAAAATTGCATCCACCAGAGGATGGTTGGAAAGGTAATTTATATTGTTGTGTATTCCCCAAAGAGAACAAAAGGAAATCAGATGATAATACCATTAATTCAATGTCTAAGACCAAAAGAATGGAAAGCAAGCTGAAGTGCACTGATCTAATTGTTCTTGGTTTACCGTGGAAAATTAATGATCAGCAGTTACGTGAATATTTTGAGGCGTTTGGTGAATTGCTTATGTCACAAGTTAAGGTCGATCCCAAAACAGGACAGTCAAAGGGATTTGGTTTCATTAGGTTTAAGGACATAGAATCACAGATGCGAGTCATCTCGCAAAGACATTTAATTGGAGAACGTTGGTGTGATGTTAAAATACCTAATTCCAAAGATGGACACATTCAGCAAATGCCATCTAAAGTATTTGTTGGCAGAGTAACTCAAGATATGACAGCTCAAGATCTAAAGGATTACTTTTCTGACTTTGGTGAAGTAACTGATGTTTTCATTCCAAAACCATTCAGGGCATTTGCATTTGTGACTTTTTTAGATCCAGAGGTGGCTAACAGTTTGTGTGGAGAGGACCATCTTATTAAGGGTGTATCAGTTCGTACGGGCATGGCATTGCCAAAAAACGCCGATAATTACGCCCGCAATGCAGGCGGGTATCAAGGTGGTCCCAATAGGCAAGGTGGAATGGCAATGGTTGGTGGTGCCAGAGGTAGAGATTGGGAAGATATGAGGATGGGCTCTGCATCACCTCGGTCAAACAACACTACATTGACCCCAAATGTGAATATGGGTCAGATGGGTATGGGTATGTCTGGGCAGGGAGGTGGTAGTGGTGCAAATATGGGAGCACAAGGTAACACTTCAGACatgcaaaatgtattgttgacAGCAGTAAACCCCATGCTCGTGGCAGCTGCTCTAAATCAGGCTGGTTGGGGACTGATGGGATCAGGTCAGCAAGGTGGACAGGCTGCTCAGCAAGGGAATCCTAGTGACACTGCTTCAACCGGAACAAATCAGCAACCCACTAATTATGGTGGTGGGTGGATGAACAGCCAAGGACCAGCTGGGGGCAGCACCAATGGCCAGCAGGGAATGTGGTCACAGAAAAACAAACATGATTCAATGCTGAAATATAACTGATGGGGCAATTATTTTTCCAGTAGTCCATCCTATTTAGTCATATTTGATGGATGGTATGCTCCTCATAGAGTGAGATATAGCTGTTGAATGCTGAAAAAAAGTCATATTTTGCAAGAAGTGGACCGTGTGCTGAGTTTGTTAAATGATGTGGAAGATCATTTTGTGTTCATAATGCATATGtacagaattgtgtgtgtgtgtggttttaatttttattatttttgtaacaagTCTCAGCTTAATGACTTTAGTTTATCACCTCATGCTGAAAGTGTGTAATTTTGATGAAAGGGTTTTTCCTTACTACTAAACCTTAAAGCACATGGTATTGAGCATTTCCTTTTGTAATGTTTAATTATATAATGGAAAAAAACATAATTCATTTGTATTTCACATGAATATTCACAGATTCACGAAaagtgtgtgttttgaatttaaaatattactccaAAGAAACTTGTTGTATGTATGTACTGTGATTGGAAATGGTTTTTTggttgtaactgaagaagtgtccgTGTGAAAACTACTTGACAAATGCTTTTTTGTATATAGTTACAAATGGTAGGCAGAATCCATGAATGTCTCCAGTTCTTAATGTCATGCAGTATGTATTTAAGGTCAAGAGATTGTGGCTGAGATTGTAGTCATTAAGTTATCACACTACCAGTGTGAAGTGAGTGTATTGGATTTGGATTGTCGTGTTTGTGAAGCTTGATTTAGCGAATGTTAACTGAAAAATGTTTGTGTGCTGAGTGTTTGaaattatgaatgtgtaataatgatTGAAATAAATGCTTTAAAACATAAATAGTGGGtttgaattatattttatttaataatttctgaATAAAGTTCGAAGTCTGACTTTTTGCTGTATTTTTTCACATGAGCAGTGGGGGCTAGTTACAGGGTGGAACAAGCGATTTAACATCTCATACTTATATTACAATTTGATCATTTGCATAAATAGTGGTGGTTAGTAAAGATTAGCCTTTTAGGTAAACTGGCTTGTAGGCAGTGAGAAAGTTCCTAGCCATTTCTCCAGAGATTTCACTTCACAGGTGTATGAAGAATTCTTAAGTGGTGGATGTCTAATTTACGACTAAAGTCTTCTCATTTACGTACCTTctattgtatttaaaaatattcttaaagtctctctctctctctctctctctcttgtgtacTGCATGAAATAATTATTTCATGTCTTGTTCCAATTGTTTTGTCTGGAAATACTCACAGTGACTATTCTGGCTTGATTTTTGTTTTAACCAGTTAACATAAAATTTTAGGACTTGCGGAAGTGTCCAACTGTCAACATTTTTGTGACTTTTCATAGTGTTCTGTTAAGTCCACACCTCCAAGGTTGATCAATCGGGAAAACACTCATATGGGTTTACAGTTTGGTGGCTTGATTTCTTTAATAGGGGGAGAACTGTTCTGATATGGCACACACTCTGCTGTTGCTGTAAATTCCAAAAGTTCATTGCATTTATGTCACGTCATCACCACCATCATGGGAGTGTGTTAACTCACTTGCAGGTTGCATAACTACTGCACTATTACATGGTGTATTTCTAAAGTAAAGTTGGGTTTGTCAAGGTTTCTTTGCATTTTGTAGAGAACTTACATGGATGTATCACTTGCATGTACTTACCAAATTAAAGCTTGCAGCAGTTACTTGAACTGGTTGTTAAATAATGAATAGTCAGTAATGTA
This region includes:
- the LOC126466356 gene encoding TAR DNA-binding protein 43-like; translation: MTEYVQVAEEECEEPVELPTEEDGTLLLSTLVAQFPGACGLKYRCKESQGMRGIRLADGKLHPPEDGWKGNLYCCVFPKENKRKSDDNTINSMSKTKRMESKLKCTDLIVLGLPWKINDQQLREYFEAFGELLMSQVKVDPKTGQSKGFGFIRFKDIESQMRVISQRHLIGERWCDVKIPNSKDGHIQQMPSKVFVGRVTQDMTAQDLKDYFSDFGEVTDVFIPKPFRAFAFVTFLDPEVANSLCGEDHLIKGVSVRTGMALPKNADNYARNAGGYQGGPNRQGGMAMVGGARGRDWEDMRMGSASPRSNNTTLTPNVNMGQMGMGMSGQGGGSGANMGAQGNTSDMQNVLLTAVNPMLVAAALNQAGWGLMGSGQQGGQAAQQGNPSDTASTGTNQQPTNYGGGWMNSQGPAGGSTNGQQGMWSQKNKHDSMLKYN